The Salinibacterium sp. M195 genome includes a window with the following:
- a CDS encoding ABC-F family ATP-binding cassette domain-containing protein, protein MAHLLGAESLHLEFPTRVIFDNVTIGLDEGDRIGIVGRNGDGKTTLMRMLSGRLDPDEGRVTRRNGVTLGMLDQADELDGTKTVHETVIGDIDEHVWAGDPKVRDVIAGLAADIPWEAKVGDLSGGQRRRVALAALLIGDWDVIFLDEPTNHLDVEGISWLASHLKRRWGTNAGGLLVVTHDRWFLDEICTATWEVHDRLIEPFEGGYAAYILQRVERDRMAAASESKRQNLMRKELAWLRRGAPARTTKPKFRIDAANDLIENEPPARDSVSLSSMAMQRLGKDVVDLEGVTVTYQVTDPASGAAGEKTVLNDVTWRIAPGERTGILGVNGAGKSTLLSLVSGSLLPTSGRVKRGKTIKVATLTQQLAELEDIWNERVSTVIGRHKSTYVTGGKEMTPTQMLERVGFTSTQLSTPVKDLSGGQKRRLQLLLILLSEPNVLILDEPTNDLDTDMLAAIEDLLDTYPGTLLVVSHDRYLLERVTDQQYAVMEGGFRHLPRGVDEYLELRTKQLKGASINTEGAAAGAPDATAAKSKPKLGGAELRTSQKEHAAASRKITKLQGQITELHQRMATHDQSDFAGLGALVGEQQALQEALDTVEMRWLELEELLA, encoded by the coding sequence ATGGCACACCTTCTAGGCGCTGAGTCCCTTCATCTTGAATTTCCGACTCGCGTAATCTTCGATAATGTCACCATCGGCCTCGACGAGGGCGACCGTATCGGCATCGTCGGTCGCAACGGTGACGGCAAAACTACCCTCATGCGGATGCTTTCGGGCCGACTCGACCCCGATGAGGGGCGAGTAACCAGGCGCAATGGCGTCACCCTCGGCATGCTCGATCAGGCCGATGAGCTCGATGGCACCAAGACGGTGCACGAGACCGTCATTGGCGATATTGATGAGCACGTGTGGGCGGGCGACCCGAAGGTTCGCGACGTTATTGCGGGTCTTGCTGCTGACATCCCGTGGGAGGCCAAGGTTGGCGATCTCTCTGGTGGCCAGCGTCGTCGGGTTGCTCTTGCCGCTCTGCTGATTGGTGACTGGGATGTCATCTTCTTGGATGAGCCCACTAACCACCTCGATGTCGAAGGTATTTCGTGGCTTGCGAGCCACCTCAAGCGTCGCTGGGGAACCAACGCCGGTGGATTGCTGGTTGTCACTCACGACCGGTGGTTCCTTGATGAGATTTGTACTGCCACCTGGGAGGTGCACGATCGCCTGATCGAGCCTTTCGAGGGTGGTTACGCTGCCTACATTCTGCAGCGAGTTGAGCGCGACCGCATGGCGGCTGCTTCGGAGTCGAAGCGCCAGAACCTCATGCGCAAGGAGTTGGCTTGGTTGCGTCGCGGTGCTCCCGCGCGCACGACGAAGCCGAAGTTCCGCATCGATGCGGCAAACGATTTGATCGAGAATGAGCCGCCAGCTCGCGACAGCGTTTCGCTGTCGTCGATGGCGATGCAGCGGCTCGGTAAAGATGTTGTCGACCTCGAAGGCGTCACCGTCACCTACCAAGTTACTGATCCAGCATCCGGTGCCGCCGGCGAGAAGACGGTTCTCAACGACGTCACGTGGCGCATCGCCCCCGGTGAGCGCACCGGAATCTTGGGCGTGAACGGTGCCGGAAAGTCCACGCTGCTCTCGCTCGTCTCTGGCTCGCTCCTGCCCACCAGCGGTCGAGTGAAGCGCGGAAAAACCATCAAGGTCGCGACTCTCACGCAGCAGCTTGCCGAGCTCGAAGACATTTGGAACGAGCGCGTCAGCACGGTCATCGGTCGCCACAAGAGCACCTATGTCACCGGCGGCAAAGAGATGACGCCCACCCAAATGTTGGAGCGGGTTGGCTTTACAAGCACCCAGCTCTCCACCCCGGTGAAAGATTTGTCGGGTGGCCAGAAGCGTCGCCTCCAGTTGCTTCTCATTTTGCTCTCGGAGCCGAACGTTCTGATTCTGGATGAGCCCACTAACGACCTCGACACCGACATGCTTGCTGCGATTGAGGATCTTCTCGACACCTACCCCGGCACTCTGCTCGTCGTGAGTCACGACCGGTACTTGCTTGAGCGTGTCACCGATCAGCAGTACGCGGTCATGGAGGGCGGCTTCCGCCATCTGCCCCGTGGTGTTGACGAGTACCTCGAATTGCGCACGAAGCAGCTCAAGGGTGCTTCAATAAATACTGAAGGTGCTGCAGCGGGCGCTCCGGATGCCACGGCCGCGAAATCAAAGCCGAAACTGGGCGGTGCCGAATTGCGCACCTCTCAAAAAGAGCACGCTGCTGCCAGCCGCAAGATCACGAAGCTGCAGGGTCAGATCACTGAACTTCATCAGCGGATGGCCACCCACGACCAGTCCGATTTTGCTGGTCTTGGCGCTCTCGTTGGCGAACAGCAGGCCCTTCAAGAGGCTCTCGACACTGTCGAGATGCGCTGGTTGGAGCTCGAAGAACTACTCGCCTAG
- the rsmA gene encoding 16S rRNA (adenine(1518)-N(6)/adenine(1519)-N(6))-dimethyltransferase RsmA translates to MSTLLGPAEIRDLADLLGIQPTKKLGQNFVIDPNTVRRIVKAAHVVSGETVVEVGPGLGSLTLGLLETGASVVAVEIDKRLAAQLPLTVSQMQPDAQLTVITDDALRVTELPDDPRVFVANLPYNVSVPVLLHFLEHFDSLDRGLVMVQAEVGNRVAAGPGSKVYGSPSIKAAWYGEFSTAGLVSRQVFWPVPNVDSVLVRFERREQPGTIEERKATFALVDAAFQQRRKMLRQSLSSLLGSSTAASDRLIAAGVAPTARGEELTVHDFLAIARAE, encoded by the coding sequence ATGAGCACCCTGCTCGGCCCCGCTGAGATCCGCGATCTCGCCGACCTTCTCGGCATCCAGCCCACCAAGAAGTTGGGCCAAAACTTTGTTATTGATCCCAACACGGTGCGCCGCATTGTGAAAGCCGCGCACGTTGTCTCTGGCGAAACGGTGGTCGAGGTCGGCCCAGGGCTGGGTTCGCTCACGCTCGGGTTGCTCGAGACCGGGGCATCCGTTGTTGCCGTCGAAATCGATAAGCGTCTTGCCGCCCAGTTGCCACTCACGGTCAGTCAGATGCAGCCGGATGCTCAGCTCACGGTTATCACCGATGACGCCTTGCGCGTCACTGAGTTGCCCGACGACCCTCGTGTTTTCGTGGCGAACCTGCCCTACAACGTGTCGGTTCCGGTGTTGCTGCATTTCTTGGAGCACTTCGATTCGCTCGATCGCGGGCTCGTGATGGTGCAGGCCGAGGTCGGCAATCGTGTAGCGGCAGGCCCCGGCAGCAAGGTTTATGGTTCGCCGAGCATCAAGGCTGCCTGGTACGGCGAGTTCTCCACCGCCGGTCTCGTAAGCCGCCAAGTCTTCTGGCCCGTTCCCAACGTCGACTCGGTGCTCGTTCGTTTTGAGCGACGCGAACAGCCCGGAACGATCGAGGAGCGCAAGGCCACCTTCGCCTTAGTGGATGCCGCCTTCCAGCAGCGTCGCAAAATGTTGCGTCAGTCGCTCTCTAGTTTGTTGGGCAGCTCGACCGCCGCCTCCGATCGGCTTATTGCGGCGGGTGTCGCGCCAACGGCTCGGGGCGAGGAGCTCACGGTGCACGATTTCCTTGCAATTGCTCGCGCCGAGTAG
- a CDS encoding fructose-specific PTS transporter subunit EIIC — MSQLITTDLVLLDADLGTNREGVIRALTHLVAEQGRATNAESLFDDAWAREQLTDTGVPGGIAIPHCRSEAVTEPTLVMARLAPAVDFGATDAPADLVFLIAAPAGADKEHLTVLSALARSLVNPEFVDSLRAAATREDIVALVEQATAPEEKAEPAAAGGGSGGGSGASAAKHAAPATDNEARPVLIAVTACPTGIAHTYMAADSLAAAAERAGVELHVETQGSSGATPIDPAVIAAASAVIFAVDVDVRDKGRFAGKPLVQSPVKRGIDAPDAMIAEALAAASDPNATRVAGGEAAAESTRSTTDEHFGQTVQRALLTGVSYMIPFVAGGGLLIALGFLLGGYLITDTAGDIITQNSLWNLPDGGVGAYLGAAAFKIGQASMGFLVPALAGYIAYAIADRPGIAPGFTAGAVAGLMGAGFLGGIVGGLLAGVAAHWLAQRKTAAWFRGLMPVVVIPLLASIFASGLMVLILGGPIAALTVGLNDFLNGLSGASAVVLGLILGAMMGFDLGGPVNKVAYAFAVAGLGAGAIDNQAPWMIMAAVMASGMVAPLAMALASTVLARRLFSPVEKENGKAAWLLGASFISEGAIPFAAADPLRVIPASAIGSAVTGGIIMAFGVTSQAPHGGVFVFFAINPFPLFLVAIIAGTIITALIVVALKRFVRKSATATPAAAQVQVAA; from the coding sequence ATGTCGCAACTCATCACCACTGACCTCGTGCTTTTGGACGCCGATCTCGGCACCAATCGCGAAGGTGTCATTCGTGCGCTGACGCATCTCGTCGCCGAACAAGGCCGCGCCACCAATGCCGAGTCGCTTTTTGACGACGCTTGGGCACGAGAGCAGCTCACCGATACCGGCGTTCCCGGCGGAATCGCAATCCCTCACTGCCGCTCAGAAGCCGTCACCGAACCCACCCTCGTGATGGCTCGCCTTGCGCCTGCCGTTGACTTCGGAGCGACGGATGCTCCGGCCGACCTCGTTTTCCTGATCGCCGCCCCCGCCGGCGCCGACAAAGAACATCTCACGGTGCTGTCTGCTCTTGCCCGGTCCCTCGTGAACCCCGAGTTCGTCGACAGCCTGCGTGCGGCTGCTACCCGCGAAGACATCGTTGCCCTCGTTGAGCAGGCGACTGCGCCGGAAGAGAAGGCAGAGCCCGCCGCCGCTGGTGGTGGTTCTGGTGGTGGTTCTGGTGCGAGCGCCGCGAAGCATGCTGCCCCGGCCACCGATAACGAAGCACGCCCCGTGCTCATTGCCGTTACCGCGTGCCCCACCGGCATCGCGCACACCTACATGGCGGCCGATTCACTCGCCGCCGCCGCAGAACGAGCTGGCGTGGAACTCCACGTCGAGACTCAAGGTTCTTCTGGCGCAACGCCGATTGATCCTGCGGTTATTGCTGCGGCATCCGCTGTCATCTTTGCTGTTGATGTGGATGTTCGCGACAAGGGCCGTTTCGCGGGCAAGCCCCTTGTGCAGTCGCCAGTCAAGCGCGGTATAGATGCGCCTGACGCGATGATCGCCGAAGCCCTCGCCGCCGCTAGCGACCCCAACGCGACTCGCGTTGCCGGTGGCGAAGCGGCCGCCGAGAGCACGAGAAGCACCACCGATGAGCACTTCGGCCAGACAGTGCAGCGCGCCCTACTCACCGGCGTGAGCTACATGATTCCGTTCGTGGCCGGCGGCGGTCTACTGATCGCCCTCGGCTTCTTGCTCGGTGGATACTTGATCACCGACACCGCTGGCGACATCATCACGCAAAACAGTCTGTGGAATCTGCCCGATGGCGGAGTCGGCGCGTACCTCGGTGCCGCGGCCTTCAAGATCGGTCAGGCCTCGATGGGCTTCCTTGTTCCCGCCCTTGCCGGTTACATTGCCTACGCGATTGCCGACCGCCCCGGTATCGCCCCCGGCTTCACCGCCGGTGCTGTTGCTGGTCTCATGGGTGCAGGCTTCCTCGGCGGAATCGTCGGTGGTCTCCTCGCCGGTGTTGCCGCTCACTGGCTCGCCCAGCGCAAGACCGCGGCCTGGTTCCGTGGCCTCATGCCCGTTGTCGTGATCCCGCTGCTGGCGTCGATCTTCGCTTCGGGCTTGATGGTGCTCATTCTCGGTGGACCGATCGCGGCCCTCACCGTTGGCCTCAACGACTTCCTCAACGGCTTGAGTGGTGCATCCGCTGTCGTTCTCGGTCTCATTCTGGGAGCCATGATGGGCTTCGATCTCGGTGGCCCTGTCAACAAAGTCGCCTATGCGTTTGCTGTTGCTGGTCTCGGTGCCGGTGCAATCGACAACCAGGCACCGTGGATGATCATGGCCGCCGTTATGGCATCGGGAATGGTTGCGCCTCTCGCGATGGCTCTCGCCTCCACCGTTCTGGCTCGCCGCCTGTTCTCGCCCGTCGAGAAGGAAAACGGCAAGGCAGCGTGGTTGCTTGGTGCGTCGTTCATCTCTGAAGGAGCCATTCCGTTCGCTGCTGCTGACCCGCTGCGCGTGATCCCCGCCAGTGCGATCGGTAGTGCGGTTACGGGTGGAATCATCATGGCGTTCGGAGTCACCTCGCAGGCACCGCACGGTGGCGTCTTCGTGTTCTTCGCGATCAACCCGTTCCCCCTGTTCCTCGTCGCAATCATTGCGGGAACCATCATCACAGCGCTGATCGTGGTCGCCCTCAAGCGCTTCGTGCGCAAGAGCGCAACGGCGACGCCCGCGGCCGCTCAAGTGCAGGTTGCCGCGTAA
- the metG gene encoding methionine--tRNA ligase, whose amino-acid sequence MSAGDSFYIATPIFYVNDVPHIGHAYTEVAADVLARWHRQRGEDAWLLTGTDEHGQKILRTAVANNTTPQEWADRLVADSWQPLLETIDIANDDFIRTTDERHEKAVATFLQRLYDDGHIYAGEYEGYYCVGCEEYKQLDDLVTAPDGDYKGQLVCAIHSRPVEILKEKNYFFRMSDFGQKLLDLYESQPDFVQPASVRNEIIQFVKQGLDDLSISRSSFDWGVKVPWDETHVVYVWFDALLNYISAIGYGVDDEQFAKRWPAVQLVGKDIARFHAVIWPAMLMAADLPVPRAVFGHGWLLVGGEKMSKSKLTGIAPTQITDTFGSDAFRYYFMSAITFGQDGSFSWEDLSARYQAELANGFGNLASRVIAMVNKYFDGEIPTLGELTASDEAIIATQKRATEKSNALIDKFAINEALASVWELVDELNGYITEQEPWALSKDPANRERLGTVLATTVNGLGTLAILLSPVLPKATEKLWQAIGGVGELREQRIDDATNWSNTGRVTALESSLFPRIEVDAESGTA is encoded by the coding sequence ATGTCTGCCGGCGACTCCTTCTATATTGCGACGCCCATTTTCTATGTGAACGACGTTCCCCACATTGGGCACGCGTACACGGAGGTGGCCGCCGATGTTCTCGCGCGCTGGCACCGTCAGCGGGGTGAAGACGCCTGGCTGCTCACGGGAACCGACGAGCACGGCCAGAAGATTCTGCGCACCGCAGTCGCAAACAACACGACTCCACAAGAGTGGGCCGACCGCCTCGTTGCCGATTCATGGCAGCCGCTGCTTGAAACGATCGACATCGCCAACGATGACTTTATTCGCACCACCGACGAGCGTCACGAGAAGGCTGTCGCAACCTTCCTGCAGCGTCTCTATGACGACGGCCACATTTATGCTGGCGAGTACGAGGGCTATTACTGCGTTGGGTGCGAAGAGTACAAGCAGCTCGATGACCTCGTCACCGCTCCCGACGGTGACTACAAGGGCCAGCTGGTGTGCGCCATCCACTCGCGCCCGGTCGAGATCCTCAAAGAGAAAAACTACTTCTTCCGTATGAGTGACTTCGGGCAGAAGCTGCTCGACCTGTACGAAAGCCAGCCCGACTTCGTGCAGCCCGCTAGCGTGCGCAACGAAATCATCCAGTTCGTCAAGCAGGGCCTCGACGACCTCTCCATTTCGCGCTCCAGCTTCGACTGGGGTGTCAAAGTTCCGTGGGATGAAACTCACGTCGTGTACGTCTGGTTCGACGCCCTCCTCAACTACATCAGCGCCATCGGCTACGGCGTCGACGACGAACAGTTCGCCAAGCGCTGGCCCGCCGTGCAACTTGTCGGCAAAGACATTGCTCGTTTCCACGCCGTCATTTGGCCCGCGATGCTCATGGCTGCAGACCTCCCGGTGCCGCGTGCCGTCTTCGGCCACGGCTGGTTGCTTGTCGGCGGTGAAAAGATGTCTAAGTCGAAGTTGACCGGCATCGCGCCAACCCAGATCACCGACACCTTCGGCTCCGATGCTTTCCGCTACTACTTCATGAGCGCCATCACCTTCGGTCAAGACGGTTCCTTCAGCTGGGAAGACCTGAGCGCGCGCTACCAAGCAGAACTGGCCAACGGCTTCGGAAACCTTGCCTCGCGCGTTATTGCGATGGTGAATAAGTACTTCGATGGTGAGATCCCGACGCTCGGTGAGCTGACGGCATCCGACGAAGCAATCATTGCGACGCAGAAGCGTGCGACCGAGAAGTCGAACGCCCTCATCGATAAGTTTGCAATCAACGAAGCGCTGGCCTCGGTGTGGGAGCTTGTGGATGAACTCAACGGGTACATCACGGAGCAAGAGCCGTGGGCGCTGTCGAAAGACCCTGCCAACCGCGAACGCCTCGGCACCGTACTGGCCACGACGGTCAACGGTTTGGGCACGCTCGCCATCCTTCTTTCGCCCGTGCTTCCTAAGGCAACCGAAAAGCTCTGGCAAGCCATCGGTGGTGTTGGCGAACTGCGCGAGCAGCGCATTGATGATGCCACGAACTGGTCGAACACCGGTCGCGTGACCGCGCTCGAATCATCGCTGTTCCCGCGCATCGAAGTGGATGCCGAAAGCGGCACGGCGTGA
- a CDS encoding 4-diphosphocytidyl-2C-methyl-D-erythritol kinase, whose amino-acid sequence MSDAPSTSPSDRDVLEGTGRHPDEWFAFLDMAGASKWQHAEFLSWFEVNAGHVSTEWAESVTARYAAIRGLTISK is encoded by the coding sequence ATGTCTGATGCACCGAGCACGTCCCCTAGCGATCGCGATGTTCTTGAGGGCACGGGGCGGCATCCAGATGAATGGTTCGCCTTTCTCGATATGGCTGGCGCATCGAAGTGGCAGCATGCCGAGTTCCTGAGCTGGTTTGAGGTCAATGCTGGCCACGTGAGCACCGAGTGGGCAGAGTCGGTCACGGCTCGATATGCCGCGATTCGCGGGCTCACTATTTCGAAGTAA
- a CDS encoding DeoR/GlpR family DNA-binding transcription regulator, which produces MYAEERQQHIEGQLAEAGRVAVIDLARTFDVSSETVRRDLDQLEARGVLRRVHGGAVSAARISRVEESVAARTDRNSAAKERIALAAMALIPPTFTGAISIDSGTTTSRLAQHLRDWQPATSTGSLTIITNSISIAAIVSENPHIEIQLIGGRLRGITGAAVGSATLNQLAGMRPDIAFLGANGVHADFGFSTPDPDEAAVKSALTRGSRRAIALVDASKLGIETLMNFASLAEVDTIITDRSPADDLTLALEHAGVETVIA; this is translated from the coding sequence ATGTACGCAGAAGAGCGGCAACAGCACATAGAGGGACAACTTGCTGAAGCCGGTCGCGTCGCCGTAATCGACCTCGCTCGCACGTTCGACGTGTCAAGCGAAACGGTCCGTCGAGACCTCGATCAGCTCGAAGCACGAGGCGTATTGCGCCGCGTGCACGGTGGTGCGGTCTCGGCGGCCCGGATTAGTCGCGTCGAAGAAAGTGTCGCCGCCCGCACCGACCGCAACTCTGCTGCGAAAGAGCGCATTGCGCTGGCCGCGATGGCTCTTATCCCGCCCACGTTCACTGGCGCCATCAGCATCGACTCGGGCACCACGACGAGCCGCCTGGCTCAGCACTTGCGGGACTGGCAGCCCGCGACATCCACTGGTTCGCTGACGATTATCACCAATTCGATCTCGATCGCGGCGATTGTGAGCGAGAACCCACACATTGAGATTCAGCTCATCGGCGGTCGCTTGCGCGGCATCACGGGGGCTGCGGTCGGCTCCGCAACGCTCAACCAGCTTGCGGGCATGCGCCCCGACATCGCATTCCTGGGTGCCAACGGTGTTCACGCCGACTTTGGTTTCAGCACGCCAGACCCCGACGAAGCAGCAGTCAAGAGTGCCCTCACTCGCGGCTCGCGTCGCGCGATCGCCCTTGTCGATGCCTCGAAGCTCGGCATCGAAACCCTCATGAACTTCGCATCGCTCGCGGAGGTCGACACGATCATCACCGACCGCTCCCCCGCCGACGACCTCACTCTCGCCCTCGAGCACGCGGGTGTTGAAACGGTGATCGCATGA
- a CDS encoding 4-(cytidine 5'-diphospho)-2-C-methyl-D-erythritol kinase translates to MTSVPAASTMVHARAPGKINVFLKVGSLLDDGYHDVAIAYQAVSLHEDVRAFHADDFSVSISGTVNLSRVPTDGSNIAIKAARLLARRTGYRGGVRLEIEKHVPVTGGMGGGSADAAATLLACDALWGTGVSREQMLGMAAELGADVPFALTGGTAIGTGRGDQLSPALAKGQFQWVLALSDSGLSTPEVYNELDLHRERHAQDIFPAEVAPSVETDVLQALRAGDPHMLAESLHNDLQAPALHMEPSLAAVIELGEKNGALAGIVSGSGPTVAFLTADLDSALELQIALSAAQMNVVRATGPVHGARIIND, encoded by the coding sequence ATGACTTCCGTGCCGGCAGCCTCCACAATGGTTCATGCACGAGCCCCTGGCAAGATCAATGTCTTCCTCAAGGTGGGCTCGCTGCTCGACGACGGCTACCACGATGTGGCAATCGCCTATCAGGCAGTCTCGCTTCACGAAGACGTACGCGCATTTCATGCCGACGATTTCTCTGTGTCGATCTCAGGAACCGTCAATTTGTCGCGAGTTCCCACTGATGGCTCGAACATTGCGATCAAGGCCGCTCGACTTCTTGCGCGGCGCACTGGCTATCGCGGCGGGGTTCGTCTCGAGATCGAGAAGCACGTGCCCGTTACCGGTGGCATGGGTGGTGGATCTGCGGATGCCGCGGCAACACTTCTTGCCTGTGACGCTTTATGGGGCACCGGTGTCTCTCGCGAGCAGATGCTCGGCATGGCGGCGGAACTTGGCGCTGACGTGCCGTTTGCGCTTACTGGCGGAACAGCAATAGGTACAGGTCGTGGCGACCAGCTCAGCCCCGCTCTGGCCAAAGGGCAGTTTCAGTGGGTGTTGGCACTCTCCGACTCCGGGCTCTCCACTCCGGAGGTGTACAACGAGCTCGACCTTCATCGCGAACGCCATGCACAAGACATATTTCCGGCCGAAGTCGCGCCCAGTGTCGAGACGGATGTTCTTCAGGCCTTGCGCGCGGGTGATCCCCACATGCTTGCCGAAAGTCTCCACAATGACCTTCAGGCACCGGCCCTTCATATGGAGCCTTCATTGGCTGCGGTCATTGAGCTTGGCGAGAAAAATGGCGCCCTTGCGGGGATAGTTTCGGGTTCGGGGCCGACCGTTGCGTTCTTGACTGCCGACCTCGATTCGGCTCTTGAACTGCAAATTGCGCTGAGTGCGGCGCAGATGAATGTGGTGCGAGCCACGGGTCCGGTGCACGGGGCGCGAATCATCAACGACTAA
- a CDS encoding 1-phosphofructokinase family hexose kinase: protein MIVTVTANPSLDRTIELDSALERGEVQRSVSSSEQPGGKGVNVSRALIASGLDTIAVLPGDASDPMLVALRAEHTPTAGLPIAGRVRSNVTITEPDGTTTKINEPGPQLTTADDAALIALVVSHSRRAEWVVLAGSLPPGLSDDFYVRVVQAIRAATDSQPPRIAVDSSGAPMLALIESGVGVDLIKPNSEELAELTGLPDTFESDPDAAATAALSLVQRGCRAVLATLGSRGALLITADETWRATMPPVAAKSTVGAGDASLAGYLLADQRGATPERRLAQAVAHGAAAASLPGSTMPSPEQTKPDSAEVFVLSRADHR from the coding sequence ATGATCGTCACCGTCACCGCCAACCCCAGCCTCGACCGCACGATCGAGCTCGACTCCGCTCTCGAGCGCGGTGAAGTTCAGCGCTCGGTTTCGAGCAGTGAGCAGCCAGGCGGCAAGGGCGTGAATGTGTCGCGCGCACTGATTGCCTCCGGCTTGGACACCATTGCCGTGCTCCCCGGTGATGCCTCAGACCCAATGCTGGTTGCATTGCGCGCCGAACACACCCCGACCGCTGGCCTGCCGATCGCGGGCCGCGTGCGGTCCAACGTGACGATCACCGAACCTGACGGCACGACAACCAAGATCAACGAGCCGGGCCCGCAACTCACCACCGCCGACGATGCCGCACTCATCGCACTGGTCGTGTCGCACTCCCGCCGCGCAGAATGGGTAGTGCTCGCCGGCTCGCTCCCTCCCGGGCTCAGCGATGACTTTTATGTGCGCGTTGTGCAGGCAATTCGGGCGGCGACCGACAGTCAGCCCCCGCGCATTGCGGTCGATTCCTCGGGTGCACCGATGCTCGCCCTCATCGAATCGGGTGTTGGCGTCGACCTCATCAAGCCCAACTCTGAAGAGCTCGCCGAACTGACAGGCCTTCCAGACACCTTCGAGAGCGACCCGGATGCCGCGGCTACTGCCGCTCTGAGCCTCGTGCAACGCGGCTGTCGTGCTGTACTCGCCACCCTCGGCTCGCGCGGAGCTCTTCTCATCACCGCCGACGAGACTTGGCGAGCCACCATGCCGCCGGTCGCCGCCAAGAGCACCGTCGGCGCAGGAGACGCCTCCCTCGCCGGCTACCTGCTCGCCGACCAACGCGGCGCAACACCAGAACGACGTCTCGCGCAGGCTGTCGCTCACGGCGCTGCCGCCGCATCCCTGCCCGGCAGCACCATGCCAAGCCCCGAACAGACCAAACCCGATTCCGCTGAAGTGTTCGTGCTCAGCCGAGCGGACCACCGCTAA
- a CDS encoding TatD family hydrolase, with translation MTEPFIRQRHRSTDEKASEKLQYPPLPDPLDGVVYDNHTHLEIADGGPDNQLDFHEHLARAASVGVRGVVQVGTDVATSRWSAELAASNPRVLAAVAIHPNDAPELEAAGELDTALAAIDELAALPRVRAVGETGLDFYRTDDDGRPAQFRSFEAHIAIAKRHGLALQIHDRDAHDEVIETLLRIGAPERTVFHCFSGDAAMARIAADNGWFLSFAGTVTFKNAANLREALSVIDLDRIMVETDAPYLTPHPLRGRPNAPYLMPHTVRAMATHLEISELELSAQLAATTEAVYGSWDTELPPGVDAAPARSAAHTTMNAGTR, from the coding sequence GTGACCGAACCGTTCATCAGGCAACGCCACCGCAGCACCGACGAAAAAGCGTCCGAGAAGCTGCAATACCCGCCGCTGCCAGACCCGCTTGACGGCGTTGTTTACGATAATCACACGCACCTCGAGATTGCTGACGGCGGGCCCGATAACCAGCTCGACTTTCATGAGCACTTGGCGCGGGCCGCTTCGGTCGGGGTTCGTGGCGTCGTTCAGGTCGGCACGGATGTCGCAACGAGCCGATGGTCGGCTGAATTGGCCGCTTCCAACCCTCGTGTTCTCGCAGCGGTAGCAATTCACCCGAACGACGCTCCCGAGCTTGAAGCGGCAGGGGAGTTGGATACTGCGCTCGCCGCCATCGACGAACTTGCCGCCCTTCCTCGGGTGCGTGCCGTCGGCGAAACAGGTCTCGACTTTTACCGCACGGATGACGACGGTCGCCCCGCGCAGTTCCGTTCCTTCGAAGCGCACATTGCGATTGCCAAGCGGCACGGCTTAGCGCTGCAGATTCACGATCGCGACGCCCACGACGAGGTCATTGAGACGCTGTTGAGGATCGGCGCTCCCGAGCGCACCGTCTTCCACTGCTTCTCGGGTGATGCGGCGATGGCGCGCATTGCAGCCGACAACGGTTGGTTCTTGTCGTTCGCGGGAACGGTCACGTTCAAGAACGCGGCGAACCTGCGCGAAGCGCTTTCGGTGATCGATCTCGACCGCATCATGGTCGAGACCGACGCTCCGTACCTCACACCGCATCCGCTGCGTGGCCGGCCGAATGCGCCGTACTTGATGCCGCATACGGTGCGCGCGATGGCGACGCATCTCGAGATCAGCGAGCTCGAGCTTTCGGCGCAGCTTGCCGCCACCACCGAGGCCGTTTATGGCTCGTGGGATACCGAACTTCCCCCGGGCGTTGATGCCGCACCGGCACGCTCGGCAGCGCACACAACAATGAACGCAGGCACCCGATGA